In Bacteroidales bacterium, the following proteins share a genomic window:
- the atpH gene encoding ATP synthase F1 subunit delta, with amino-acid sequence MNYGKIATRYAKALFTTAVEENVVEQVKNDMLILQQLIAENTDFVFFLNTPILKPSEKKDFFISVFNNQLQPLTLRFLDLLTTHRRENRLSDIIRNYHALYLQYNNTVSANLITTLKANETMLTSFKEKLQTMLNKTVLLENKTDESIVGGFILQLDDKEYDASVKTQLQKVKKNLINTSMIK; translated from the coding sequence ATGAATTACGGAAAAATTGCAACTAGATATGCAAAAGCATTGTTCACAACTGCCGTTGAAGAGAATGTTGTAGAACAAGTAAAAAACGATATGCTCATATTGCAACAATTAATTGCAGAAAATACCGATTTTGTATTCTTTTTAAACACACCTATTTTAAAACCATCAGAAAAAAAAGACTTTTTTATATCAGTGTTCAATAATCAATTACAACCATTAACCCTTCGTTTTTTAGATTTATTAACAACACATCGCCGCGAAAATCGTTTGAGCGACATTATTCGCAATTATCACGCACTTTACTTACAATATAATAATACGGTTTCAGCAAACCTTATTACCACCCTTAAGGCAAACGAAACAATGCTTACTTCATTTAAAGAAAAACTACAAACAATGCTCAACAAAACAGTCCTTTTAGAAAATAAAACAGATGAATCTATTGTTGGTGGATTTATACTACAATTAGACGACAAAGAATATGATGCAAGTGTAAAAACACAACTTCAAAAAGTAAAAAAGAATCTGATAAATACATCTATGATAAAATAA